In Mycobacterium gallinarum, a single window of DNA contains:
- a CDS encoding MBL fold metallo-hydrolase, giving the protein MQVTSVGHAGFRIDTNAGSVLCDPWVNPAYFASWFPFPDNSQLDWGALGDCDYLYVSHLHADHFDAKNLSAHVNKDAVVLLPDFPVPDLRRELEKLGFHRFFETTDSVKHRVSGPKGDLDVMIISLRAPADGPIGDSGLVLDDGETVCFNMNDARPVDLDVVHADFGAVDVHMLQYSGAIWYPMVYDMPARAKEAFGTQKRQRQMDRCRQYIAQVGATWVIPSAGPPCFLDPALRDLNDDHGDPANIFPDQVVFLDQMRANGHDGGLLMMPGTKADFTGAQMNSLVHPLPEDEVLAIFTTGKAAYIADFAERMAPVLAAEKATWAPAAGEPLLEPLRALFEPIMLQSDQICDGIGYPVELRLGPETVVIDFPKRAVREAIPDEKFRYGFAIAPELVRTVLRDNEPDWVNTIFLSTRFTAWRVGGYNEHLYTFFKCLTDERIAYADGWFAEAHDDTASITLDGWEIQRRCPHLKADLSKFGVVEGSTLTCNLHGWQWNLENGRCLTTKGHELRSAREGAQS; this is encoded by the coding sequence GTGCAGGTCACCAGCGTTGGACATGCAGGGTTCCGGATAGATACGAACGCCGGAAGCGTCTTGTGTGATCCGTGGGTCAACCCGGCGTACTTCGCGTCATGGTTCCCGTTCCCCGACAACAGCCAGCTGGACTGGGGTGCCCTCGGTGACTGCGATTACCTGTACGTGTCGCATCTGCACGCCGACCACTTCGACGCGAAGAACCTGAGCGCCCACGTCAACAAGGACGCCGTGGTCCTGCTGCCCGACTTCCCCGTGCCGGACCTGCGCCGCGAACTGGAAAAGCTCGGATTCCACCGGTTCTTCGAAACGACGGATTCGGTCAAGCACCGGGTCAGCGGCCCCAAGGGCGACCTCGACGTGATGATCATCTCGCTGCGCGCACCTGCGGACGGTCCCATCGGAGACTCTGGCCTGGTGCTCGACGACGGCGAGACGGTCTGCTTCAACATGAACGACGCCCGACCGGTGGACCTCGACGTGGTGCACGCCGACTTCGGCGCCGTCGACGTCCACATGCTGCAGTACTCCGGGGCCATCTGGTACCCGATGGTCTACGACATGCCCGCCCGCGCCAAGGAGGCGTTCGGCACCCAGAAGCGGCAGCGGCAGATGGACCGGTGCCGCCAATACATCGCACAGGTCGGGGCGACGTGGGTGATCCCGTCTGCAGGCCCGCCGTGCTTCCTCGACCCCGCGCTGCGTGACCTCAACGACGACCATGGCGACCCCGCCAACATCTTTCCCGACCAGGTGGTGTTCCTGGACCAGATGCGAGCCAACGGCCACGACGGCGGTCTGCTGATGATGCCCGGGACGAAAGCGGATTTCACTGGCGCACAGATGAATTCGCTTGTCCACCCGCTGCCCGAAGACGAGGTGCTGGCCATCTTCACCACCGGTAAGGCGGCCTACATCGCCGACTTCGCCGAACGGATGGCACCGGTGCTGGCCGCGGAGAAGGCCACCTGGGCCCCCGCGGCCGGCGAACCCTTGCTCGAGCCGCTGCGCGCGCTCTTCGAGCCGATCATGCTGCAGAGCGACCAGATCTGCGACGGCATCGGCTATCCGGTGGAACTGCGGCTCGGCCCCGAGACGGTGGTGATCGATTTCCCCAAACGTGCTGTGCGCGAGGCTATTCCAGACGAGAAGTTCCGGTACGGCTTCGCCATCGCGCCGGAACTCGTACGTACGGTATTGCGGGACAACGAGCCCGACTGGGTCAACACCATTTTCCTGTCCACCAGGTTCACGGCGTGGCGGGTCGGCGGCTACAACGAGCACCTCTACACGTTCTTCAAGTGCCTGACCGACGAGCGCATCGCCTATGCCGACGGCTGGTTCGCCGAGGCGCACGACGACACAGCGTCGATCACGTTGGACGGATGGGAGATTCAACGACGTTGTCCACATTTGAAGGCCGACCTGTCGAAGTTCGGCGTGGTCGAGGGCTCCACATTGACGTGCAACCTGCACGGTTGGCAGTGGAACCTCGAGAACGGCCGATGCTTGACGACCAAGGGACACGAACTGCGCTCGGCCCGCGAGGGAGCGCAGTCGTGA
- a CDS encoding NAD(P)H-dependent amine dehydrogenase family protein, which translates to MAQPSDKRYRVAVWATGGVGRYGIRTIMDRPNLELAGAWVHSEAKDGQDVGVLAGIDPVGVTATRDADALLASGVDCVMYAAPAGPRPAEALADFCRVLSSGTNVVTTSLPGLVYEKGSLSKRFLDPIREATAAGRSSIFSSGIEPGFGCDLFPIALMTMSHKVYAVRGIEITNYSEYPVEWDVRELFGFGQPLDYQGGLKQPGVLRWGWGAAITMVADALGVEFDEIRETCEFLPTPRDLHTACGLIPAGTVGATYAKCIGVVDGEEVVSLEHVDRMADDLAPDWPTGRTGATDGIWRVLIDGEPSFDGEFEVGHRDGESASDHGLLATGMRAVNAIPWVCEAAPGIVDALHLPLTSAIGALHPHRDGVPAF; encoded by the coding sequence ATGGCGCAGCCATCGGACAAGAGGTACCGCGTCGCGGTGTGGGCCACCGGCGGGGTCGGGCGCTACGGGATCCGGACGATCATGGACCGGCCCAACCTCGAACTCGCCGGTGCGTGGGTGCATTCGGAGGCCAAGGACGGCCAGGATGTCGGGGTGCTGGCGGGCATCGATCCGGTCGGCGTCACGGCCACTCGTGACGCGGATGCGCTGCTGGCCTCGGGCGTGGATTGCGTGATGTACGCGGCGCCCGCCGGCCCGCGACCGGCTGAGGCGCTCGCCGACTTCTGCCGCGTCCTGTCGTCGGGCACCAACGTCGTCACCACGTCGCTGCCCGGTCTCGTCTACGAAAAGGGTTCGCTCTCAAAGCGCTTTCTCGACCCGATCCGCGAGGCGACGGCCGCCGGTCGCAGCTCGATCTTCTCGTCGGGCATCGAACCCGGCTTCGGTTGCGACCTCTTCCCGATCGCGCTGATGACGATGTCGCACAAGGTGTATGCGGTACGCGGTATCGAGATCACGAACTACTCGGAGTATCCCGTCGAGTGGGACGTCCGCGAGTTGTTCGGGTTCGGTCAGCCGCTCGACTATCAGGGCGGTTTGAAGCAGCCGGGGGTCCTGAGGTGGGGTTGGGGCGCGGCGATCACAATGGTCGCCGACGCACTCGGTGTCGAGTTCGACGAGATCCGTGAGACGTGTGAATTCCTTCCGACCCCGCGCGATCTGCATACCGCGTGCGGTCTCATCCCGGCGGGCACGGTCGGCGCCACGTACGCCAAGTGCATCGGGGTCGTCGACGGCGAGGAGGTCGTCAGCCTCGAGCATGTCGACCGGATGGCCGACGATCTGGCCCCGGACTGGCCGACGGGTCGAACCGGAGCCACCGACGGTATCTGGCGGGTGCTGATCGACGGTGAGCCGTCGTTCGACGGGGAGTTCGAAGTGGGTCACCGCGACGGCGAAAGCGCAAGCGATCACGGACTACTCGCCACCGGCATGCGCGCGGTCAACGCGATTCCCTGGGTGTGCGAGGCCGCGCCCGGCATTGTCGACGCGCTGCACCTGCCCCTCACCTCGGCGATCGGTGCATTGCATCCGCATCGCGACGGCGTGCCAGCGTTCTAG
- a CDS encoding NAD(P)H-dependent amine dehydrogenase family protein, with protein MTRRIIQFSTGNVGIHALRTIIERPDLELVGLHAASPDKIGRDAAELCGRAEPTGVMATDDIDALLALGADCVVYTSQAETRPAEAMDDIARFLRAGTNVVGSSFVWLVAPEFTDEWLRKPLEEACRQGNSTLYINGIDPGFSGDTLVYTALSLAGRADSITVQEICDYATYDDAEFTGVTFGFGTDPEHQPILFMPGVLASMWGIQVRSLAADLGVELDEVRERHEKWVTPEPISCTMMDVEVGKVAAVRFGVEGVRDGKVVITMEHVNRLTEVAAPHWAVPPDGRPGVHRVVVEGDPGVEINTHVGLGGTDHNQGGVIATAARPINAIEAVCRAPAGILAAHDFRPLDHIRGVMW; from the coding sequence ATGACGCGGCGCATCATCCAGTTCTCCACCGGCAATGTCGGCATACATGCACTGCGCACGATCATTGAACGTCCGGACCTCGAGTTGGTGGGCCTGCACGCGGCTAGCCCCGACAAGATCGGCCGGGACGCGGCGGAGTTGTGCGGGCGCGCCGAACCGACCGGTGTGATGGCCACCGACGACATCGACGCACTGTTGGCGCTCGGCGCCGATTGCGTGGTCTACACGTCGCAGGCCGAGACCCGCCCGGCGGAGGCGATGGACGACATCGCGCGCTTCCTGCGCGCGGGAACCAACGTCGTCGGATCGTCGTTCGTCTGGCTGGTCGCGCCGGAGTTCACCGACGAATGGCTACGGAAACCTCTCGAAGAAGCCTGCCGGCAGGGTAATTCGACGCTGTACATCAATGGCATCGATCCCGGTTTCTCCGGCGATACGCTCGTGTACACGGCGCTGAGCCTGGCCGGTCGCGCCGACTCGATCACGGTTCAGGAGATCTGCGACTACGCCACCTACGACGACGCCGAGTTCACCGGCGTCACCTTCGGTTTCGGTACCGACCCCGAGCACCAACCGATCCTCTTCATGCCGGGCGTGCTCGCGTCGATGTGGGGTATCCAGGTGCGCAGCCTGGCCGCGGATCTCGGTGTGGAGCTCGACGAGGTGCGCGAGCGGCACGAGAAATGGGTTACGCCCGAACCGATCTCGTGCACGATGATGGACGTCGAGGTCGGCAAGGTCGCCGCGGTGCGCTTCGGTGTCGAAGGCGTTCGGGACGGCAAGGTCGTCATCACCATGGAACACGTGAACCGGTTGACCGAAGTCGCCGCCCCGCACTGGGCCGTCCCGCCGGACGGTCGCCCGGGAGTGCATCGCGTTGTCGTGGAAGGCGACCCCGGTGTCGAGATCAACACCCATGTCGGCCTCGGCGGCACTGACCACAACCAGGGCGGCGTGATCGCCACCGCGGCGCGACCGATCAACGCCATCGAAGCGGTGTGCAGGGCACCCGCCGGAATCCTCGCCGCTCACGACTTCCGGCCGCTGGATCACATCCGCGGTGTCATGTGGTGA
- a CDS encoding SDR family NAD(P)-dependent oxidoreductase — protein sequence MGELDGVLRGKVAIVTGTSRGVGVGIAHELLRAGATVVGCSRSALDAMPGTEDNPDWAARSDQMVCDQADYTAIDAFVQRVVDRFGRLDILVNNAGGTVPSPSVDEVPALVSRIQGAPASDDDYERSALFHAFAVQMNLISPLWFAIRAYRQMKTQDGTGCIINVSSGAGHPAGSPTLVSYGAAKAGLNQMTRSLAQEWGPAVRVNCVALGPTITENFRSFVLPKDDPTGAKYFVNVPMRRGGEPAEVGRTCVFLASGTADFVNGTTIEIDGGMLPGVLYDAGLKTITDLL from the coding sequence GTGGGCGAACTCGATGGCGTACTGAGAGGCAAGGTGGCCATCGTCACCGGCACCAGCCGCGGCGTCGGCGTCGGCATCGCACACGAGCTGTTGCGGGCCGGGGCGACGGTGGTCGGCTGCTCGCGGTCGGCACTCGACGCGATGCCTGGTACGGAAGACAACCCCGACTGGGCGGCGCGATCCGACCAAATGGTCTGTGACCAAGCCGATTACACGGCGATCGACGCATTCGTTCAGCGCGTCGTCGATCGCTTCGGCCGGCTGGACATCCTGGTCAACAACGCGGGTGGCACCGTACCGTCGCCGTCGGTCGACGAGGTTCCGGCGTTGGTGTCGCGTATCCAAGGCGCCCCGGCCAGCGACGACGACTACGAGCGGAGCGCTCTCTTTCACGCGTTCGCCGTTCAGATGAATCTCATCAGCCCGCTGTGGTTCGCGATTCGCGCGTACCGACAGATGAAGACCCAGGACGGAACCGGCTGCATCATCAACGTCTCCAGCGGAGCCGGCCATCCCGCCGGTTCGCCGACCCTGGTGTCCTACGGGGCCGCGAAGGCGGGGCTGAACCAGATGACCCGCTCACTAGCCCAGGAGTGGGGTCCCGCGGTCCGGGTCAACTGCGTCGCCCTCGGCCCGACGATCACCGAGAACTTCCGGTCGTTCGTTCTGCCCAAGGACGATCCCACCGGGGCCAAGTATTTCGTCAACGTCCCGATGCGCCGCGGCGGCGAGCCGGCCGAGGTCGGACGCACCTGCGTCTTCCTCGCCTCCGGCACAGCCGATTTCGTCAACGGAACCACGATCGAGATCGACGGCGGAATGCTGCCCGGCGTGCTGTACGACGCAGGGCTCAAGACCATCACCGATCTGCTCTGA
- a CDS encoding TetR/AcrR family transcriptional regulator, whose amino-acid sequence MSMAGAVQPRRPPGGNQLRAERTRQMVIDETVRYILDEGFAAPSVRRITERAGVTWGVVQYHFGDLNGLLIAVVDEGFRQLTEILAAVPATTAELAIEQRTQVVVDAAWSAFSSPTSMAAIEILIATRSGRSDAVNMRLADTMRQLTELGRHLGEGLDPKHAKEIGNHIWACLRGIVVAQIISSQPLDTSRDRRALVDVLTAYVLTHSLER is encoded by the coding sequence CTGTCCATGGCAGGTGCAGTCCAACCGCGGCGTCCCCCAGGGGGTAACCAGCTGCGCGCCGAGCGGACCCGGCAGATGGTGATCGACGAGACCGTCCGCTACATCCTCGACGAGGGCTTCGCCGCCCCCAGCGTCCGTCGCATAACCGAGCGCGCCGGGGTGACGTGGGGAGTGGTGCAGTACCACTTCGGCGATCTGAACGGACTTCTCATCGCGGTCGTCGACGAGGGTTTCCGTCAGCTCACCGAAATTCTCGCCGCAGTACCCGCCACGACCGCGGAGCTCGCTATCGAACAACGCACCCAGGTGGTCGTCGACGCGGCATGGTCGGCGTTCTCGAGCCCGACGTCGATGGCGGCCATCGAGATCCTGATCGCCACGCGTTCGGGCAGAAGCGATGCGGTCAACATGCGGCTGGCGGACACGATGCGTCAGCTCACCGAACTCGGCAGGCACCTCGGCGAGGGCCTGGATCCGAAGCACGCGAAGGAAATCGGCAACCACATCTGGGCGTGCCTGCGCGGAATTGTTGTGGCACAGATTATTTCGTCACAACCACTGGACACGTCCAGGGACCGGCGCGCCCTGGTCGACGTACTGACCGCCTACGTCCTCACGCACAGTTTGGAACGCTAG
- the serS gene encoding serine--tRNA ligase: protein MIDLKLLRNNPDVVRASQRARGEDPGLVDALLDADAARRSAVSSGDNLRAEQKTASKKVGKASPDERPALLAAAKELADKVKAAEAEQSQAEAAFTAAHMAIANVIIDGVPAGGEDDFVVLDTVGEPRAIDNPKDHVELGESLGLIDLERGAKVSGARFYFLTGAGALLQLGLLQLAARLAQDNGFTLMIPPVLVRPEIMAGTGFLGAHAEEVYHLESDDLYLVGTSEVALAGYHSDEILDLSDGPLRYAGWSSCFRREAGSHGKDTRGIIRVHQFDKVEGFIYCKPDEAEAEHQRLLGWEREMLAKIDVPYRVIDIAAGDLGSSAARKFDCEAWVPTQQTYRELTSTSNCTTFQARRLSVRYRDENGKPQTAATLNGTLATTRWLVAILENHQQPDGSVRVPEALVPFVGTEVLEPKS, encoded by the coding sequence GTGATCGACCTCAAACTGCTGCGGAACAACCCGGACGTGGTGCGCGCATCGCAACGCGCCCGCGGAGAAGATCCTGGCCTCGTCGATGCCCTCCTCGACGCGGATGCCGCGCGGCGCTCCGCGGTGTCGTCCGGCGACAATCTGCGCGCCGAGCAGAAGACGGCCAGTAAGAAGGTCGGCAAGGCCTCGCCGGACGAGCGGCCCGCGCTGCTGGCGGCGGCCAAGGAACTGGCCGACAAAGTCAAGGCCGCCGAAGCCGAGCAGAGCCAGGCCGAAGCGGCGTTCACCGCGGCGCACATGGCCATCGCGAACGTGATCATCGACGGTGTCCCCGCCGGTGGTGAGGACGACTTCGTGGTGCTGGACACCGTCGGCGAACCCCGCGCCATCGACAACCCGAAGGACCACGTCGAGCTCGGCGAATCGCTGGGGCTCATCGACCTCGAGCGCGGGGCGAAAGTCTCCGGCGCGCGGTTCTACTTCCTGACCGGTGCGGGAGCTCTGCTCCAGCTCGGCCTGTTGCAGCTGGCCGCGCGACTGGCCCAGGACAACGGTTTCACGCTGATGATCCCGCCGGTGCTGGTGCGCCCGGAGATCATGGCGGGCACCGGTTTTCTCGGTGCGCACGCCGAGGAGGTCTACCACCTGGAGTCCGACGATCTGTACCTCGTCGGTACCTCCGAGGTGGCCTTGGCCGGCTATCACTCCGACGAGATCCTCGACCTGTCCGACGGTCCGCTGCGCTATGCCGGGTGGTCGTCGTGCTTTCGTCGCGAGGCGGGCAGTCACGGTAAGGACACCCGCGGCATCATCCGGGTGCACCAGTTCGACAAGGTCGAGGGCTTCATCTACTGCAAGCCCGACGAGGCCGAGGCCGAACACCAGCGGCTGCTCGGCTGGGAGCGCGAGATGCTGGCGAAGATCGATGTCCCGTATCGCGTAATCGATATCGCCGCAGGGGATTTGGGCTCATCGGCCGCGCGTAAGTTCGACTGCGAGGCGTGGGTCCCGACGCAGCAGACGTACCGAGAGCTGACCTCGACGTCGAACTGCACGACGTTCCAGGCGCGACGTCTTTCGGTGCGCTATCGCGACGAGAACGGCAAGCCCCAGACCGCTGCCACCCTCAACGGCACGCTGGCCACGACACGGTGGCTGGTGGCCATCCTGGAGAATCACCAGCAGCCCGACGGAAGCGTGCGGGTGCCAGAAGCTTTGGTGCCCTTCGTCGGAACCGAAGTGCTCGAGCCCAAGTCCTAG